The Papaver somniferum cultivar HN1 chromosome 3, ASM357369v1, whole genome shotgun sequence genome includes a region encoding these proteins:
- the LOC113356196 gene encoding DNA-directed RNA polymerase III subunit RPC10-like, whose amino-acid sequence MEFCPTCGNMLKFDPASVGFKASLRCPTCPYVAQIEINVKLKKRQPLVKKQIEPIFSGAHAMAVAPKTQAQCPGCMHGEAYFQEFQTRSADEPMTRFYECCKCSRHWRED is encoded by the exons ATGGAGTTTTGTCCAACTTGTGGGAATATGTTAAAGTTTGATCCTGCAAGTGTTGGATTTAAAGCTAGCCTTCGTTGCCCTACTTGTCCCTATGTTGCACAAATAGAAATCAAC GTGAAGCTCAAGAAAAGACAACCTCTTGTGAAGAAACAGATTGAACCTATTTTCAGTGGTGCACATGCGATGGCGGTGGCCCCCAAAACACAAG CACAATGTCCCGGTTGCATGCATGGAGAGGCCTATTTTCAGGAGTTTCAGACTCGGTCTGCTGATGAGCCCATGACAAGGTTTTATGAGTGCTGCAAGTGCTCGAGGCATTGGCGCGAAGACTGA